Part of the Cherax quadricarinatus isolate ZL_2023a chromosome 87, ASM3850222v1, whole genome shotgun sequence genome, acgttaagagaccatacaataagtgtcaggggcctgagactgttcaactgcctcccagcatacataagggggattaccaacagacccctggcagtcttcaagctggcactggacaagcacctaaagtcggttcccgaccagccgggctgtggcttgtacgttggtttgcatgcagccagcagtaacagcctggttaatcaggctctgatccaccaggagaccgggccgcgggagcgttgaaccccggaactctctccaggtaaaccaattcatggggaagcactaaacttgtAGGAGTCACACAAAACCTGtggaatacctggagagggtttcaagggtcaacacccccacagcccggtctctgaccaggcctcatggtggatcaggccctaatcaaccaggctgttactgttggctgcatgcaacccgacatacgaaccacagcttggctggtcaggtactgactttaggtgcctgtccagcaccttcttgaagaaaatcaggggtctattggtaatcacccttatgtatactggaaggcagttgaacagccttgggcccctgacTCTTATTGTTGTCTctcatcgtgctagtggcacccctgctttttattggagggatgttgcattgtctgttgagtcttatgctttcatagggagtgatttttgtgtgcacgTTTGGTACTAAACCCTGTAGGAttctccaagtgtatataatcatgtatctctcctgcctgtgcTCTGGGGAgcacaggttgaggaacttcaagtgttcccagtaattgaggtgttttatcgaaGTTAAGTGTACCATGAAGGCTCTCATCACATTTTCTTGTTCAGCAatgtcacctgccttgaaagctgctgtgaaattactgacctagaaaatgtacagagaaccttcacagcacacaaAACCGGGAGGCAATCTAGAATTATTTAGTTGTTCTGAGTTTTAAACATACAGTACAGTTGTTAAAATGATCAGTTCTCTGCTATCATTATCCACTTGCTGTAATATGAGACCAACTAAGTCACCGTTGTATTACAGAAATCACAATCAAAAAGCAAGTAAAACTATTCCTCTCGAGAGATTCCTTGAAGCTGATTATTATTGTCATATTCAAggaaaagcgctaaacccttaatgCTGGTTAGGGCCCCTTGATGCACAGAATTGGGCTTATCCTCTCGTTGGGTCACCTTGAcgcagtgggagatggctgatgtgtataaagttaTAAAGAAATACTATGAAGTCAAATTTTGCAAATAGTTTATAGTACAGTATATGCATACACTGAGAAATGGATATGTGCAAACAGTAAAGATTCCATTGTAATATAGTACCTGGAAGTAAATGAAAGGCCTTAAACACATAATTTGACTCTTTtattaataaacatattaaaaacGTGGAAACATTTTGTAGAACAGTTCACTGTGCATAGAAATTCTTATATGGTAACTTAACATTTGTAGAGAAAGCCTAATGATAATTGATGTTTTTATAGCACACATATTTACATATTTTGCTTGTTCATTATGTAGATTATAAATTACAGTTTTTGTTctaattaaattattataatcagttATATAAACAGAAAACAATACCATGGCACAGTAAGAGTATTTCTCCCAAGTTAATTCAACATTTATCCATATTTATCAAATCACAAGTGTATCATGTGTTACATTAATTAATGCCAGGGTACATGGGCTGGATGTGCTGTGGGTGCCAACTTGAAGTATCTTGCTGTGTGTTGCCCTATGGCCATTGTTCCTGACTGTTGAGACGGTCCTCCCGTGGTGCCCACCTCGCTGACATTTTCAACTGTCTCGCCACGGAGAGTTGAGATACACTTCCATATGTCCAAGTAATTGGCTGAGGGGGAAAAATTACCATATAATATTTAGGACAAGTAATTTTTTTATGCTATCCCTTAACATTAAGACAGTTATAATTATTTTGGTTGAAGTAAAGACTAGCTAACAAAGTAAAAAGGATATATAACAAAAGAGGGTCATTATTAGTACAGTacaatgtttcacctacataaagcGATATTATGAACTTAATAAAATCTTATGTAGGTTAAAtgctgtattaaccctttcagggttttggacgtactagtacggcttacgcaccagggttttttgacgtactagtacgcctaaattctagcgccctcaaatcttgtgagagaaagctggtaggcctacatatgaaagaatgggtctatgcggtcagtgtgtgcagtataaaaaaaaatcctgcatcacacagtgcataatgagaaaaaaaaaaactttgtgtttttggattaaaacagcgactttgcaatgtattttcgtatggtatttattgttgcattctagttttcctggtctcattttatagaatggaagagatattacagaaattgagatgattttgactggttttacaattaaAAGTacgttgaaattgagctcaaagtagcagaaatcttcgatttttaccaaagttcaaaagtaaacaaatcatgctaagcttccaatacacgtcaactggcgagtctaatattcttttacaagtgcaccgatattatttataccattcctacactaatgcagtagtttgcataacagtaaatttttattttttgtgagaataaaaattcaaagtggaaagcaaaagaatgtaagaggggcatggggacgtgactaatgaacagaggaaatgttattttagtgccaggaatgtctttcttgtttattctggaccctatttggaaattggcatcttttgaaatttgtgtgaaattggcaaaattgctaaattctgaccactgtattagatagttgaaatcggtaaatgggtggtttcttgtactcattcgatagaaaaaatggagttttagcgaaatagttatgatttttgtcgactagtacaaaggaattggctgaaaatagggctcaaagtgggcaaaatcgctgatgcgtaaacatcgttgaaaCCGCTAACtccgcgagagcataattccgtaagttttccatcaaatttcatacttttggtgtcattatgacagggaaaagattctctatcttttcataagaaaaaatatattttttttttttttgaaattcgggcgaccctgagaacatgtctgggagagggcctggggaccctgaaagggttgttgaggtggtttggtcatttagagagaatggatcaaagtagaatgacatggagagtatttaaatctgtaggagaaggaaggcggggtaggggtcgtccttgaaaaggttggaaggaaggggtaagggaggttttgtgggtgaggggcttggacttccagcaggcgtgcatgagcgtgttcgataggagtgaatggagacgaatggtatttgggacctgacgatctgttggagtgtgagcagggcaatatttagtgaagggattcagggaaaccggttatttttatatagccgaacttgagtcctggaaatgggaagtataatgcctgcactctaaagaaggggtttTGAGATATTAGCAGcctggaggaatatgttgtgtatctttatacatatatgcttctgaactgttgtgttctgagcacctctgcaaaaacagtgattatgtgtgagtgaggtgaaagtgttgaatgatgatgaaagtattttctttttggggattttctttctttttgggtcaccctgccttggtgggagacggccgacttgttgagaaaaaaaaaaatatatatttcatgaaTATTCATTGTATATACAGCTAGATAGATCTCTCTCACCTTATATACATGGAGAGTCTACTTAAGTTCCTATATTAAGAATGAGGTGACCCCCATTTTATGCTGCTGATACGTTCTAGGCCCTTGACATCTTTACTAAGCTCAATCAATCCATAAACACTTATGCATAAGAATCTTCAATGTTTTTTACAAACTATACCAACTGAAtactataactttttttttttttttttcaacaagtcggtcgtctcccaccgaggcagggtgacccaaaaaagaaagaaaatccccaaaaaagaaaatactttcatcattcaacactttcaccacactcacacattatcactgcttttgcagaggtgctcagaatacaacagtttagaagcatatacgtataaagatacacaacatatccctccaaactgccaatatcccaagcccctcctttaaagtgcaggcattgtacttcccatttccaggactcaagtccgactatatgaaaataaccggtttccctgaatcccttcactaaatattaccctgctcacactccaacagatcgtcaggtcccaagtatcattcgtctccattcactcctatctaacacgctcatgcacgcttgctggaagtccaagcccctcgcccacaaaacctcctttaccccctctttccaaccctttcgaggacgacccctacccctctttccttcccctatagatttatatgctttccatgtcattctactttgatccattctctctaaatgaccaaaccacctcaacaacccctcttctgccctctgactaatgcttttattaactccacaccttctcctaatttccacactccgaattttctgcataatatttacaccacgcattgcccttagacaggacatctccactgcctccaaccgtctcctcgctgctgcatttaccacccaagcttcacatccatataagagtgttggtactactatactttcatacattcccttctttgcctccataaataacgttttttgactccacatatacctcaacgcactatAACTATATATAACAAATACAGAATTACCAATAGAAATAGGACACTTCATAATAGCAAACTTGCTTAAAGTTAATCTGCCTAAAGTGATGGAGACATATTTTTGATTGGTGATGTAAAAGtgaaatgcagccttaatgaccaatGTGCACTTGGAAACTAACTGCTTTAGTTACTCCCTGCTATGTACTACAGTAGTTACAAGCAAGTGAAGATTTTGGATGACAATTCCTATCCACATCTCCCTACAGTAGTAATGGATCTGAAGAAATGTACTGAGTACTTTCTTCAAAATTATTACTGCAGTGACAGACAATTCTCATCAGTCCTTAACAAAATGAAGATTATACAGATGTACCTTTCCACAAGCGAACACATCCATCATCTCCAGAGGAGGCTAGGAtggttcctgtcatattccagcaTACTCGCCACACTGTGGAACCATGGTCATCAAACTGTCCTGCTTGACGCACCTCAAGGCTTGAAGTGCTGCCGTTGTTCTGTGTTGGGTCTTGTCTGTCAGGGATGTGAGATTTGTATATTTTATACATAACAGAGAACTGATGAATCACAGAATAAGGACATAAATAGGGAATTTCTCACCTTACAAAATACTTACCTTTCACGAAGAGCAAGGATGTTCTCTGTTGAGTTGGGTTCAGTGACCCTGCGCAATACATTTAGCCTTGCCCTTACACAAAATACAGTATCTGAATGCTTCAAGTCCTGCTTTTCACTTACTACCTAATGTTTACTCTGCTCTCTACCATTAAGAAACAATAATTATGATGAGATTTCTACAAGGCATCCCCAGTATCCCATCAAATAAGCCAGCTCTTATACCTAACAAGTTCTAACCTGTCAATCATTTGACATGGAAAACCATTATCTTTCCTGATATATCTCTTAGGATCCAAGGACCTTACCCCATCCACAATCATCCTAACAGGACACAGTTTTCCATGTGATATTAGTATGACAGAGATGAGGAGGTCACTTATAAGATATACAGTATACAAAAATAACATGGAACCATTAAATTTAAAAAGCCCAATGTGCACAATGTGAGTACAACTTATGAGGCTTTTTTTTTATTCACTTTGTTTGTTATCCATTAATGACCCTTGCTTTCAAAGGTGCCTTGATGCAGTATGATTCCTATGGGACATAAAAATGCAGTATGATTGTTATGGGACATAAAAAGGCAGTATGATTGTTATGGGACATAAAAAGGCAGTATGATTGTTATGGGACATAAAAATGCAGTATGATTGTTATGGGACATAAAAAGGCAGTATGATTGTTATGGGGCATAAAAATGCAGTATGATTGTTATGGGACAAAAAGGCAGTATGATTGTTATGGGACATAAAAATGCAGTATGATTGTTATGAGAAATAAAAATGCAGTATGATTATTATGGGACATAAAAATGCAGTATGATTCCGATAGAACATAGGCACGCAGTATGATTCCCACGGGACATAGAAATGCAGTATGATTCACATGGGACATAGAAATGCAGTATGATTCCTATGGGGCATAGGAATACAGTATAATTCCTATGGGACATAGGAATGCAGTATAATTCCTATGGGACATAGGAATGCAGTATAATTCCTATGGGACATAAAAACGCAGTATAATTCCTTTGGGACATACGAATGCAATAAGATTCCTATGGGATATCACAATTTAGATGACCCTCTGTACTACAGCATCcacacctatccttcagagtgaaggaaCAGTACTTCCTACATCCAGAACTCTAGGCTGGGTAAGGGCATAATCTAGAAtaaattttatttaatattatatttTGCTTGTACCTTATAAACCTGGAAAACCACAATGACTCACCTGACAGGTTTCAAAGCAATAATCCTGACATCCTTAGTGGCAATCCCCAAGAGATGATATGACCGGCCAAGATTAGGAGCAAAAGCCAGGTCATGGACAGGCTCTGTCACAGTGACCAGAGTTTCTACTTTGGTCCACTTGTGAGTGTTAGCAGAAAATTCATAGATAAATACTTTCCCACCTGAGGAAGGATTAGGGTCATCACTGCCTACTGCAATCAAAGGTGAGTGAAGCCTGAAAAAATAAAACATAATATAAAAAACATTCATGAAGTAGAAATAAAAACTAAGTGGTGCATTTTTTTAACAAACTGACTGtaccccaccaaggcagggtgacctaaaaaagaaaaacttaagtttttctaagtgatgcattAAGGACTGTAAAGTTTCTCACACAGTATCAATATGAAAGTAACTTTCTAGATGATAACTGTCAGTCTATTAAGAAAGTTACACCAGTAGAACTTTTCTAGAAAAATTCAAAACATACTGAAGGTAGCAAGACGATTGCAAACAGACCACaaaacaggtggggtttgaacccatggtgagtgactGGGCAAGCCAGCTACcataatcttattgtagctaggtATCCCAGTGGTTCACACACTTTCCTAGAGTTTGAGgaatcacttgccatgggttcaaatcccacctgtTCCATGGTTCATTCTGAAGGTGAAAAAAGTCAAAACACCAAGATTAAAATCTATGCCCAGGTCTACTTCTTGCCTCGTCGTTAACAGGTGGTGAGGATGCAGAACTGCTAAACTTGTCTGACATAGATACAGGCAGGTcctaagtaatgtgtgtactgtatatgcattgttTAGGCCTGGTTTCACTGTTCGCTTAATATACGACAGTGTAAaaatgttatcaggcttttatatttacagtgatttttgctttacagcagcagcctggaacctaacttcctgtataagcagggctctcCTGGACCTCCAATGCTCCTCAATAACTAATCTGATGATGATCTAGTGTAAGAAAACCTTGGGAACAGATCTTCAGCCCTCACTAAAGTCCAGATTCAAAAGTAGTTGTATTAGTTACACATTATAATtgccattttaattttttatgaAACAACAAAACAAAAAGTGACTGGTCTAGTTTTCTTTCATTAAAATGGGATGATTTTGCTATACTGTAGAATATTTTTAAGGTATAGCACTATATCAAGTCAAAACTGAAACATTGAAGGTTTGTCTTAAAATTGCAGATTACTTGTGAATTATTCAAGCCTCTAGCAAAACAGTGATAacacgaatgatggtgaaagtttttcgagTCACCCTagctcagtgggagacagccagtactTTGAAAAAGAAAATTCTTTTCATCCCTTATCCCTGATGGTAGATATGAATTTTTGAAGAGAAGTTACTAAATAAGTAGCTTCACTGACCTAGAGGGTGAAGGATTCCATGAAATGCAGGAACACTGTAGTTTACAATTCATCTCATACTGTGGTGACCACTGGTTAAGATTCATCACATCAGGAGCTTCATATATACGCACCTATTTGAGAAAACAGAAAGTTATTCAATATTTTATTAAGAAACCTATGGTAGTACTATAACCATAATGTCCACTATACTAATCTACATGACAGTTTACACGATAAGAGCATGAATTAACCAGGTTTAATTAATGCAGCAATCATGCATGATGTATTTAGATCATACTCCGTCACACACGATGCATTTAAAAAAATGTAAAGAAGTTGTCAGCcagagatgggagacttcagaagaCAGATTAAGTGATCTACACTCTTTACTGATTACAAATTTTTGTTTTTGGCACAAAGCCTAGCCAGTTAAATCCATAAATAAACCAAAACTTACCACCCCACCAGCTGAGCATGTGGCTAACTGCAGACCCTGAATCTTGGGAGCAAACTTGACATCCATGACAGATGTGCGCGAGTCCACCAGGCCAGCTCGCTTTATCCATGTGCTGTGGACGCCATGCCCAGAGTCACTCACTGTTGGAAAAGCATACTGTATGTTACTTTAGATTTTCTTTTTTAACCTATGAGTCATCTCCCACCAGGAATGGTAACCTAAAAATGGAAAAAATTAATGTTTTttgtttttacatttagtaatttatacacgagaaggggttactagccccttcttctcagcattttagttgcctcttacaacatgcatggcttacggaggaagaattcttttccactttcccatggatattAATATTAGATTATGATCATGGAAAAATACCGAAGACATAAGAGGACAGACAGAACCTGAAAAGATGGTAGATATTCAAATTTGATCCAAGAAAAAGGGAAGCTCCAAtcccttaaatcaagagcccttaaccagcatcaaggcaccctcagCTTCAAAGGATTTGATCTCATCAGTTCAGCTTATTCATTATTAAGATAGTTGTACATAACTTGATCATTAAAAGTTTTGTAAAGGGTCATTTAATTTATCAATGGGGCATATTACTTTGCTCATAGAGGTATGTATCTGTAAAATTATTCCTTAACTTTTTGAGGTACTCTTATTTTTATTGAAACATTTTGAAACCCACCACTTTCTTCCCATATAGCCGCTGTTCGGTCAAATGAACAAGTGGCAATGATCTGACCAAACTCTGGGTGGGCCCAAGTCACCTTCCATACAGAGCCACAATGGGTCTTCCATGATGCAGTGCACACCCATTCTCCATCCTCGTTCAGGTCCCAAATCTGTTAATTTAAGAATGTATGAGGTAAGGTTTTATTTCCTACATATCTGTCAGGAACTCCTAATTAGCTCATGAAGTCCCTCTTAGCTAATCAAAGCTCTAACCAATTTTGAAAAGAAATCTGTAAACATAAGATCTCTTTTGGCACTGTTAGGCTGACATCATAACATGTTTCTTTGACTCTCCTAGGCTAAGTTTTTATTACATGTCACTTTGATTACCCCTAAGTTAAGTCATCACATGGGCTATCCTAGGTTAAGTTATCATAACATGTTATTTTGACTATCTTTCATTAAGTCATCATATGTCATTTCTGCATGTCTATGCTATGTTACACAATGCAATTGCTAAAGAATataatgcaataatttcacataCTGTAT contains:
- the Nup44A gene encoding nucleoporin SEH1 yields the protein MFVAKSLPAEHKDLIHDVAFDFYGRRMATCSSDQSVKIWDLNEDGEWVCTASWKTHCGSVWKVTWAHPEFGQIIATCSFDRTAAIWEESVSDSGHGVHSTWIKRAGLVDSRTSVMDVKFAPKIQGLQLATCSAGGVVRIYEAPDVMNLNQWSPQYEMNCKLQCSCISWNPSPSRLHSPLIAVGSDDPNPSSGGKVFIYEFSANTHKWTKVETLVTVTEPVHDLAFAPNLGRSYHLLGIATKDVRIIALKPVRQDPTQNNGSTSSLEVRQAGQFDDHGSTVWRVCWNMTGTILASSGDDGCVRLWKANYLDIWKCISTLRGETVENVSEVGTTGGPSQQSGTMAIGQHTARYFKLAPTAHPAHVPWH